From the Acidobacteriota bacterium genome, the window GGCACCCCTTTTCTCGTCTCGGGCAGCAACGGGCGCATCGCCTGGGGCTTCACTGCCGCCGAGGGCGACTATGCGGACGTGGTCATCCTCGATCCCGTACCGGAGAAGGACCCGGCGGACCGAGGGGCGGAGCGGCCCGAACGGTGGCTCGGACCGGACGGCCCGCATCCGTTCGATTCGTTCGAGGAGACGATCGCGGTCGCGCACGGCGAGCGCGTGCGCCAGACCTACCGGTCGACCCCGTGGGGCGCAGCCGTGCGGTCGAGGGCGCTCGGGGCGCTGGTCGCCGTGCTGTGGGACGGCGAGATGCCGGACGCCTACGACACGATGCTGGGACGCCTCGAGACCGCCTCGTCGGTCGAGGAGGCGCTCGACATCGGATCCCGGGCCGGGCTGCCGCACTTGAACCTCCTGGTCGCCGACGCCGCGGGCCACATCGGGTGGACGATCACAGGCCGCTTCCCGCGCCGGATCGGCGCGACCGGGCCCTATCCGGTCCACTCGTCGCAGGCGGAGATCGGCTGGGACGGGTGGCTTCCGCCGGGGGAGCGCCCGCGCCTCGTCGATCCGGCCTCCGGCCTGATCTGGTCGGCCAACAACCGGATGGCGCGGGGAGAGCCGTGGGACGGACGGCTCGGACCGGACGGGGCCCATCCGGTGCGGGCGTGGCAGATCCGCGACCGGCTCGAACGACTCGCCGATCCGGACGAGCGCGCGATGCTCGCCATCCAGCTCGACGATCGGGCCGACCTGCTCCTGGATTGGCGCCCCTTCTTCCTCCGCGCCCTGGACGAGCCGTCCTTGTCCGACCCCCGGCACCCGCGCCGGCGCGAGTTCTTCGAGATCGTCCGCGCATGGGACGGCCGCGCAGCGATCGATTCCCCCGGTTTCCGCCTTCTGCGCGGCGCCTTCGACGCCGCATGGTCCGCGGTGCGGGCCGCCTTCAACGAGGTGGTGGCGGAGCGGTTTCCCGCGGCTCGGATCCTCGTCACCGAACCTGCGGCGCGGGCGCTCGTCGCCCGCCGCCCCCTCCACCTCCTCGATCCGGAATACGACGACTGGGACGCCTTCCTCCTGGCGGCCGTCGACCGCGCGATCGCCGAGCTCGACCGGGACCACCCCGGCGAACCGCTCGCGCACCGGACTTGGGGTGAGGTGAACCGCTTCCGCGCCGTGCACCCGATCGCGGCGCGAATTCCGCTGCTGTCCCGCTGGGCGTCGATCGGCCCCGACCCCCTACCGGGCTGGCGCTTCTGCATCCGCGTTCAGTCCCCGACCGCCGGCGCGAGCGATCGCCTCGCGGTGGCGCCCGGAAAGGAGGAAGAGGCCCTGTTCCAGATGCCGTGCGGGCAGAGCGAGCATC encodes:
- a CDS encoding penicillin acylase family protein, with translation MRRAAVRSATALAVLAGAALLAAGALRLAVRGSLPPLDGSFPLPGLEGPARLERDRLGIAIVTAENRRDAARALGFAHGQDRFFQMDLLRRAAAGELAALIGSAGLPHDRVARAHRLRRVAERALAALPPSDRRLIEAYADGVNAGLATLRVRPWEYLALRVAPEPWRPQDCFLALAAMFLELEDEWGRRDVEREVARRVFPPAVADFLLQTDGRWSAPVLGEAPAPPAVPDASTFDLRSLLRALRAGTGRERSRDPLPDRSPREVRPPDPRAGGAPATAEPLAPAGSNGWLVSGRLTQDGRALLANDMHLGIAIPNTWYRAVLRWKSDDGTEWRLAGVTLPGTPFLVSGSNGRIAWGFTAAEGDYADVVILDPVPEKDPADRGAERPERWLGPDGPHPFDSFEETIAVAHGERVRQTYRSTPWGAAVRSRALGALVAVLWDGEMPDAYDTMLGRLETASSVEEALDIGSRAGLPHLNLLVADAAGHIGWTITGRFPRRIGATGPYPVHSSQAEIGWDGWLPPGERPRLVDPASGLIWSANNRMARGEPWDGRLGPDGAHPVRAWQIRDRLERLADPDERAMLAIQLDDRADLLLDWRPFFLRALDEPSLSDPRHPRRREFFEIVRAWDGRAAIDSPGFRLLRGAFDAAWSAVRAAFNEVVAERFPAARILVTEPAARALVARRPLHLLDPEYDDWDAFLLAAVDRAIAELDRDHPGEPLAHRTWGEVNRFRAVHPIAARIPLLSRWASIGPDPLPGWRFCIRVQSPTAGASDRLAVAPGKEEEALFQMPCGQSEHPDSPFFDTDHPAWLRGTPAPLLPGPPEHRIDLRPTAE